A single genomic interval of Novosphingobium ginsenosidimutans harbors:
- a CDS encoding tetratricopeptide repeat protein, with protein sequence MRLTASKALFATLGCVLLGGCSIFAPKHMAQSVHVIDQEQLAKASQARAKMSEVTDAGRALLDAGQPGYAIDTFRKALAKGEAPGPALNGLGVAYARIGRQDLAVWYFKQAMVFDPGETRYAMNLERVSAPTSFATALAAQAEAAPIAGGPVGRPATSRPVYVVTRSPRAEIKIVTAPAQSNVSARPTRMAVGQSLARIEFADHTNTERKSRVVEVTPTRSRITQVGSPPARKPAPTVRMASANPQPLKVGRTK encoded by the coding sequence ATGAGACTGACTGCATCGAAAGCGCTCTTTGCGACTCTCGGCTGTGTCCTGCTCGGTGGATGTTCGATCTTCGCCCCCAAGCACATGGCACAGTCAGTGCACGTGATCGATCAAGAGCAGCTCGCCAAAGCGAGCCAAGCCCGGGCCAAAATGTCCGAGGTTACAGATGCGGGGCGGGCGCTGCTGGACGCTGGGCAGCCCGGCTATGCGATCGACACATTCCGCAAGGCTCTGGCGAAAGGTGAAGCGCCTGGTCCGGCCCTGAATGGACTGGGTGTAGCCTATGCCCGCATCGGCCGGCAGGATCTGGCAGTATGGTACTTCAAGCAGGCGATGGTATTTGACCCGGGTGAGACCCGCTACGCTATGAACCTTGAGCGGGTTTCGGCCCCCACCAGTTTTGCAACCGCCCTGGCGGCGCAGGCGGAAGCGGCACCAATTGCTGGCGGCCCAGTGGGCCGGCCCGCTACTTCTCGCCCGGTGTACGTGGTGACACGCTCGCCTCGCGCCGAGATCAAGATCGTTACGGCGCCTGCACAATCAAATGTGTCAGCCAGGCCGACACGCATGGCCGTTGGGCAGTCGCTCGCCCGCATCGAGTTCGCGGACCACACCAACACCGAGCGCAAATCCCGAGTGGTAGAGGTAACGCCAACAAGGTCCCGGATCACGCAAGTCGGTAGTCCACCGGCGCGGAAGCCAGCTCCGACCGTTCGCATGGCATCCGCAAATCCGCAGCCACTTAAGGTGGGCCGGACGAAGTAG
- a CDS encoding glycosyltransferase family 87 protein, translating to MPWMFADAMRPGGSDFIAFWSASRMVLEGQAAKIYNPNALGEIQLRVAYADIVPFVHPPQFLLVIWPLGFLNYAAAWLSWTAATYALWLITTRRLFPTLGWPIAAFPGALVALWHAQTGFLTSAIQAVIAWQFRRGPFRAGLCVGLLVIKPHLAVLIPFALLASRSWAAIGGAVLSIAVTAMASLVLFGESSWLTYPSSWAVSQYLLETGSDAFFLRQVTIYAMFRAWGWPEIAVIAQSFVTLTSIFVIWKVWACDGPTDGKVALLFALTPLATPYLFSYDLPFLVIPVAWLIQQFQHQWSKPILVAMYFAPLACRAIALPVGVNPTSLFCIGMAVCIYNVLKESRTSG from the coding sequence ATGCCTTGGATGTTCGCCGATGCAATGAGGCCTGGTGGATCGGACTTCATAGCTTTCTGGTCAGCTTCGCGGATGGTGCTTGAAGGTCAAGCCGCCAAAATCTATAACCCTAATGCGCTTGGCGAAATCCAGCTTCGTGTCGCCTACGCGGACATAGTCCCATTCGTCCATCCGCCCCAATTTCTGCTTGTGATCTGGCCGCTCGGTTTTCTTAACTATGCAGCCGCCTGGTTGTCGTGGACCGCTGCAACCTATGCTCTCTGGCTAATTACAACCCGGCGGCTCTTTCCAACGCTCGGTTGGCCCATTGCTGCTTTCCCAGGAGCGTTGGTTGCACTTTGGCACGCACAGACAGGTTTTCTAACTAGTGCGATTCAAGCAGTTATCGCATGGCAGTTCCGTCGTGGCCCGTTCCGAGCCGGGTTGTGTGTAGGATTGCTAGTTATCAAACCGCATCTTGCAGTTCTTATTCCTTTTGCTCTTCTAGCTTCGCGATCTTGGGCTGCTATCGGCGGAGCGGTGCTTTCGATAGCCGTAACTGCAATGGCTTCGTTGGTCCTGTTTGGAGAGTCGTCCTGGTTGACCTACCCTTCGTCTTGGGCGGTAAGTCAGTATCTGCTCGAAACCGGCAGCGACGCGTTTTTCCTGCGACAGGTAACAATCTACGCTATGTTTCGAGCTTGGGGCTGGCCTGAGATTGCCGTAATTGCCCAGAGCTTCGTTACCCTGACCTCGATATTCGTAATTTGGAAGGTATGGGCCTGCGATGGGCCAACAGATGGCAAGGTCGCGTTGTTATTCGCGTTAACGCCATTGGCGACACCATACTTATTTAGTTACGATCTTCCGTTCCTAGTCATCCCCGTTGCCTGGCTGATACAGCAGTTCCAGCACCAATGGTCAAAGCCGATTCTGGTAGCCATGTATTTCGCGCCATTAGCCTGTCGGGCCATTGCGCTGCCCGTTGGAGTCAATCCTACGTCGTTGTTTTGTATCGGTATGGCCGTTTGCATATATAATGTTCTCAAAGAAAGCAGAACATCGGGATAA
- a CDS encoding J domain-containing protein, giving the protein MNAEDDFIDYYKILQVDPDCDDRALEAAYRNLAKMFHPDHTDTADVEKFSEVVEAYRAIRDQTKREAYNVIYSRHTGYEFSVSQNDVPFHSSTLSDAEAHARILNFLYRSRRENAQDAGVGRYFVQEMLGCSDESFEFHLWYLKAKGYIETTEQGTLAITIDGVDHVITTARTAARDPLRITRTDSADGGT; this is encoded by the coding sequence ATGAACGCAGAAGACGACTTCATCGATTACTACAAGATCCTGCAAGTCGATCCGGACTGTGATGATCGGGCGCTGGAGGCTGCCTATCGCAATCTCGCCAAAATGTTCCATCCCGATCACACCGATACCGCGGATGTCGAGAAATTCAGCGAAGTAGTCGAAGCTTACCGTGCAATCAGGGACCAGACAAAGCGCGAAGCGTACAATGTCATCTACTCAAGACACACCGGTTACGAATTCTCAGTTTCACAGAACGATGTTCCCTTCCATTCGTCTACCCTTTCCGATGCGGAAGCCCACGCTAGGATCCTAAATTTCCTGTATCGTAGTCGGCGGGAGAACGCCCAGGATGCCGGGGTTGGTCGGTATTTTGTCCAAGAGATGCTTGGTTGCTCAGATGAAAGTTTCGAGTTTCATCTTTGGTACCTGAAAGCCAAGGGGTACATCGAAACGACCGAGCAAGGGACATTGGCCATTACCATAGACGGCGTGGATCACGTCATTACGACGGCCCGCACTGCGGCGCGGGACCCGCTGCGTATCACGCGTACCGATAGTGCGGATGGCGGGACGTAG
- a CDS encoding type II secretion system F family protein produces MIEYLATNAWARTVVLVLVFAGIAGVAAWVALAAARRQEIKDELRSIARTGHSATVASLSDRRDDQWSRLVDRIEKAGLSLTDTKSDVLRAKMLAAGFDSPAAPRIYTLVRLLLVTLFPALLVILTLLAGQELTFVKLYLLGSLSAIIGLYVPTLYVRARADRRREAIIRGFPDSLDLMLVCVEAGLGLEAALDRVGREMSVSHPLVGRMLTTSTLLLRAGASRETALRKMADTAGVDEIASFATLLIQSDRLGTSIAATLRVYADEMRERRRMRAEEKAHRIPVLISIPVVTCMLPVMIGVLMLPAAVRVVRQMLPAMNGG; encoded by the coding sequence ATGATCGAGTATCTCGCCACGAACGCCTGGGCGCGGACCGTCGTATTGGTACTAGTCTTCGCAGGGATTGCGGGGGTTGCCGCATGGGTGGCGCTCGCCGCCGCGCGTCGGCAGGAAATCAAGGACGAACTCCGCTCGATCGCCCGCACTGGGCATTCTGCGACGGTCGCAAGCCTCAGCGACCGACGAGATGATCAATGGAGTCGGCTCGTTGACCGGATCGAGAAGGCCGGCCTCAGCCTGACCGACACCAAATCCGATGTCTTGCGCGCAAAGATGCTTGCCGCGGGTTTCGATTCTCCGGCCGCCCCGCGCATATACACCTTGGTGCGGTTGTTGCTTGTTACCCTCTTTCCTGCATTGCTTGTCATTCTTACCTTGCTCGCGGGACAGGAACTCACCTTCGTCAAGCTCTACCTGCTTGGCTCACTGTCCGCGATCATTGGGCTCTATGTCCCAACCTTGTACGTCAGGGCCAGAGCGGACCGCAGACGAGAAGCGATAATCCGCGGCTTTCCGGATAGTCTCGACCTCATGCTGGTTTGCGTTGAGGCAGGTCTCGGTCTCGAGGCAGCCTTGGACCGGGTGGGACGCGAAATGTCTGTGTCGCATCCTCTGGTGGGCCGAATGCTTACCACCAGCACCCTGTTACTGCGGGCCGGGGCTTCACGTGAAACTGCCTTGCGTAAGATGGCCGACACTGCAGGGGTGGATGAAATCGCATCATTCGCAACTCTGCTTATTCAGTCGGATAGGCTTGGCACTAGTATTGCAGCCACTTTGCGCGTGTACGCAGACGAAATGCGGGAACGGCGGCGCATGCGGGCTGAGGAAAAAGCTCACCGCATTCCGGTGCTGATTTCCATCCCGGTAGTAACCTGCATGCTGCCAGTCATGATCGGCGTTCTAATGCTTCCTGCTGCCGTGCGTGTCGTTCGGCAGATGCTTCCTGCCATGAATGGAGGATAA